The Glycine soja cultivar W05 chromosome 6, ASM419377v2, whole genome shotgun sequence genome has a window encoding:
- the LOC114416949 gene encoding G-type lectin S-receptor-like serine/threonine-protein kinase At4g27290 codes for MLFIWFCLFSYMTSTSTSLDSLAVSQSIRDGETLVSAGGITELGFFIPGNSARRYLGIWFRNVSPFTVVWVANRNTPLDNKSGVLKLNENGILVLLNATNSTIWSSSNISSKTENDPIARLLDSGNFVVKNGEQTNENGVLWQSFDHPCDISMPEMKIGWNLETGVERYVSSWTSDDDPAEGEYALKMDLRGYPQLIVFKGPDIKSRAGPFNGFSLVANPVPSHDTLPKFVFNEKEVYYEFELLDKSAFFLYKLSPSGTGQSLFWTSQLRTRQVASIGDQDQCETYAFCGANSLCNYDGNHPTCECLRGYVPKSPDQWNISIWVNGCVPMNKSNCENSDTDGFFKYTHMKLPDTSSSWFNATMNLDECRKSCLKNCSCTAYANLDVRDGGSGCLLWLNNLVDLRSFSEWGQDFYIRVSASELDHAGHGNVKRKIVGITVGVTIFGLIISCVCIFIIKNQGAARKIYNKHYQNRLLRKEDIDLPTFDLSVLANATENFSTRNKLGEGGFGPVYKGTLIDGKELAVKRLSKKSEQGLDEFKNEVALISKLQHRNLVKLLGCCIDGDEKMLIYEFMPNHSLDYFVFDETKRKFLDWPKRFNIINGIARGLLYLHQDSRLRIIHRDLKTSNVLLDANLHPKISDFGLARSFIGDQVEANTNRVAGTYGYIPPEYAARGHFSLKSDVFSYGVIVLEIVSGKKNREFSDPEHYNNLLGHAWRLWTEERVLELLDELLGEQCAPFEVIRCIQVGLLCVQQRPEDRPDMSSVVLMLNSDTSLPKPKVPGFYTEIDVTSDANSSSANQKLHSVNELSITILDAR; via the exons ATGTTATTTATTTGGTTCTGCTTATTCTCCTACATGACCTCAACTTCCACTTCACTAGACAGTTTAGCAGTGAGTCAATCCATTCGAGACGGCGAGACTTTGGTTTCAGCAGGTGGAATTACTGAACTTGGTTTCTTCATCCCTGGAAATTCAGCAAGACGATACTTGGGTATATGGTTCAGAAATGTATCCCCTTTCACAGTGGTGTGGGTGGCTAACCGAAATACACCTCTTGACAATAAATCAGGAGTTCTCAAACTCAATGAAAATGGGATTCTTGTGCTTCTCAATGCTACAAACAGCACCATTTGGTCATCATCCAACATATCAAGCAAAACAGAGAATGATCCAATTGCTCGTCTCTTGGATTCGGGAAATTTTGTAGTGAAAAATGGGGAGCAAACTAACGAGAACGGTGTATTGTGGCAGAGTTTTGATCATCCGTGTGATATATCCATGCCAGAAATGAAAATTGGATGGAACTTAGAGACTGGTGTAGAAAGATATGTATCATCTTGGACAAGCGACGATGATCCTGCTGAGGGAGAATATGCTTTGAAAATGGATCTTAGAGGCTATCCTCAACTAATTGTGTTTAAGGGACCTGATATAAAATCTAGAGCAGGGCCATTTAATGGCTTCTCTCTAGTTGCAAATCCGGTTCCAAGTCATGATACATTACCAAAATTTGTGTTCAATGAAAAAGAGGTGTATTATGAGTTTGAGCTTCTCGATAAATCAGCCTTCTTTCTGTATAAACTGAGTCCTTCAGGCACAGGGCAGAGTTTGTTTTGGACAAGTCAACTGAGAACCCGGCAAGTGGCCTCAATTGGCGACCAAGATCAATGCGAGACTTATGCATTTTGTGGTGCAAATTCTTTATGCAATTATGATGGTAACCATCCAACTTGTGAATGCCTGAGAGGTTATGTTCCTAAGTCTCCTGATCAGTGGAATATATCAATTTGGGTCAATGGCTGTGTTCCAATGAATAAATCTAATTGCGAAAACAGTGATACAGATGGCTTCTTCAAGTACACACACATGAAATTGCCAGATACTTCTTCGTCATGGTTTAATGCAACCATGAACCTTGATGAATGTCGCAAGTCATGTCTTAAAAACTGTTCTTGTACAGCATATGCAAATTTAGATGTTCGTGATGGAGGAAGCGGATGTCTTCTTTGGCTTAATAATCTAGTTGACTTGAGGAGCTTCTCTGAATGGGGACAAGACTTTTATATCAGAGTGTCTGCTTCAGAATTAG ATCATGCTGGCCATGGAAATGTCAAGAGAAAGATAGTAGGAATCACTGTTGGTGTGACTATTTTCGGATTAATCATCTCATGTGTAtgcatatttataattaaaaatcaag GGGCTGCAAGAAAAATTTACAACAAACATTACCAAAATAGACTACTGAGGAAGGAAGACATTGATTTGCCAACTTTTGATTTGTCAGTCCTAGCTAATGCAACTGAAAACTTTTCAACTAGAAACAAGCTTGGAGAAGGTGGATTTGGACCAGTATACAAg GGCACACTAATAGACGGGAAAGAGTTAGCTGTGAAAAGGCTCTCAAAGAAGTCTGAACAAGGGTTGGATGAGTTCAAAAACGAAGTGGCGTTGATTTCCAAACTTCAGCACCGTAATCTTGTAAAGCTTCTTGGTTGCTGCATTGACGGAGATGAAAAAATGTTGATTTATGAGTTCATGCCCAACCACAGCTTGGACTACTTTGTTTTTG ATGAAACCAAAAGGAAGTTCCTAGATTGGCCAAAGCGTTTCAACATTATTAATGGCATTGCTCGAGGACTTCTATATCTTCATCAAGACTCTAGGCTGAGGATTATTCACAGAGATCTAAAAACAAGCAATGTTTTACTAGATGCAAATTTGCATCCCAAAATATCAGACTTTGGCTTGGCTCGATCATTTATAGGAGATCAAGTTGAGGCAAACACAAATAGGGTGGCTGGAACATA tggTTACATACCTCCCGAGTATGCTGCACGAGGGCATTTCTCACTGAAATCAGATGTCTTTAGTTATGGTGTGATAGTACTAGAGATTGTAAGTGGGAAGAAAAACCGAGAATTTTCAGACCCAGAGCACTACAATAATCTTCTTGGACAT GCATGGAGATTATGGACTGAAGagagggtgctggaactacttgaTGAATTGTTAGGAGAACAATGTGCGCCCTTTGAAGTAATACGATGCATACAGGTAGGCCTATTGTGTGTGCAACAAAGACCAGAAGATAGGCCAGACATGTCATCAGTGGTTTTAATGCTGAATAGTGATACATCATTGCCAAAGCCAAAGGTTCCAGGCTTTTATACTGAAATAGATGTTACATCTGATGCAAATTCTTCATCAGCAAACCAAAAACTGCACTCAGTTAATGAACTTTCCATCACAATTTTAGATGCAAGGTAG